The Pantoea vagans genome includes a window with the following:
- the epmB gene encoding EF-P beta-lysylation protein EpmB, which produces MANIVTLNPPIREDWLQQLADVVTDPTELLQLLSLDHHADLAAGHDARKLFALRVPRAFIQRMAIGDPQDPLLLQVLTSRQEFNDAPGYSTDPLDEQSSVVPGLLHKYRNRALLLVKGGCAVNCRYCFRRHFPYQDNQGNKRNWQAAIDYIAEHPELDEIIFSGGDPLMAKDHELAWLVGALEKIPHLKRLRIHSRLPVVIPARITEGLCQILAETRLQVLMVSHINHAQEIDDELRYGMQMLKRAGVTLLNQSVLLRGINDDAQALANLSNALFDAGILPYYLHVLDKVQGAAHFFVSDDEARALVRQLLTMVSGYMVPKLAREIGGEPSKTPLDLQLRQE; this is translated from the coding sequence ATGGCAAACATTGTAACCCTAAATCCCCCCATCAGAGAAGATTGGTTGCAGCAACTTGCTGATGTTGTCACCGATCCTACTGAATTACTGCAACTTTTATCTCTCGATCATCATGCAGATTTGGCCGCAGGCCACGATGCGCGCAAGCTTTTTGCCCTGCGCGTGCCTCGCGCCTTCATTCAGCGTATGGCGATCGGTGATCCACAAGACCCTCTGTTGCTGCAAGTTTTGACCAGCCGTCAGGAATTTAATGATGCGCCAGGTTACAGCACCGACCCGCTCGACGAACAGAGCAGCGTGGTGCCGGGTTTACTGCATAAGTATAGAAACCGTGCGCTGCTGCTGGTGAAAGGCGGTTGTGCCGTCAACTGCCGCTACTGTTTCCGCCGCCATTTCCCCTATCAGGATAACCAGGGCAATAAACGCAACTGGCAGGCTGCGATTGATTACATTGCGGAACATCCAGAACTGGATGAGATCATCTTCTCCGGTGGCGATCCGCTGATGGCGAAAGATCATGAGCTGGCGTGGCTGGTTGGCGCGCTGGAAAAAATTCCGCATCTGAAACGTTTGCGTATCCACAGCCGCTTGCCGGTGGTGATCCCTGCTCGCATCACTGAAGGATTGTGTCAGATTCTGGCTGAGACGCGCCTGCAAGTGTTAATGGTCAGTCATATCAACCACGCGCAGGAGATTGATGACGAGCTGCGCTATGGCATGCAGATGTTGAAGCGTGCAGGTGTGACGTTGCTCAATCAGAGTGTGCTGCTACGTGGCATCAACGATGATGCGCAAGCACTGGCCAACCTGAGTAATGCGTTATTTGATGCGGGCATTCTGCCTTACTACCTGCACGTGCTGGATAAAGTGCAGGGTGCCGCCCATTTCTTTGTTTCCGACGATGAAGCCCGTGCGCTTGTGCGTCAATTGTTGACGATGGTGTCAGGCTACATGGTGCCGAAGCTGGCGCGTGAGATTGGTGGTGAACCCAGCAAAACGCCGCTGGATTTACAGCTCCGTCAGGAATAA
- a CDS encoding DUF4156 domain-containing protein produces the protein MRINLLLGLAVGTLLLAGCSSSNQLSSGGERVTFVDQQPGSQCQLLGNVTGSQSNWLSGSGGEGSSLRGAANDLRNRAAEMGGNVIYGATSPTQNLLSAFAPLDSKMSGQVYKCP, from the coding sequence ATGCGGATTAACCTCTTGCTCGGACTGGCGGTAGGGACTTTACTGCTGGCGGGCTGCAGCAGCTCCAATCAACTGAGTTCAGGCGGCGAACGTGTGACCTTCGTCGACCAACAGCCTGGCAGCCAATGTCAGCTTCTGGGTAACGTCACCGGCTCACAGAGCAACTGGTTGAGCGGTTCAGGCGGTGAAGGCAGTTCTCTGCGTGGCGCAGCCAATGACCTGCGTAACCGTGCGGCAGAAATGGGCGGCAACGTGATTTACGGTGCAACCAGCCCAACGCAGAACCTGCTGTCTGCTTTTGCACCGCTTGACAGCAAAATGTCTGGTCAGGTGTATAAGTGCCCTTAA